The Bombus fervidus isolate BK054 chromosome 3, iyBomFerv1, whole genome shotgun sequence genome includes a window with the following:
- the LOC139985307 gene encoding uncharacterized protein, whose protein sequence is MAKTKTISKGCPKCEQQVPVACKACPCGHSFFNARRNSIKSPPSPDNGVMKTRRTNRIKREKPNYYDALEYDKQSKKSAKIRKTTDVATDIDCRQLNKKKKRKVKGKGKSGSSNGIGDDDDEMEGINGLSPEKQLTCSLILQELNNKMRVVAWKPT, encoded by the exons ATGGCCAAGACTAAAACAATCAGTAAAGGCTGCCCAAAATGTGAACAGcag gtACCTGTAGCCTGCAAAGCTTGTCCATGTGgtcattcattttttaatgcaagacgaaattcaataaaaagtCCTCCTAGTCCTGATAATGGAGTAATGAAAACAAGACGAACCAATCGAATCAAGCGTGAGAAACCAAATTATTATGATGCTTTagaatacgataaacaatCAAAAAAGAGTGCAAAA ATCAGAAAAACAACAGATGTTGCTACGGACATAGATTGTAGACAGCtgaacaagaagaagaaacgaaaggtaAAAGGTAAAGGGAAAAGTGGAAGTAGTAATGGAATAGgagatgatgatgatgaaatGGAAGGAATCAATGGTTTGTCACCAGAGAAGCAGCTCACATGCTCTTTGATACtacaagaattaaataataaaatgagaGTTGTAGCCTGGAAACCgacataa